The DNA region GGATCGTCATAGGTGGCGGCGTCGCCGAGATGCCCGGCCTGCTGCCGGCGATCCGATCCCGCCTCGTCGAGATCCTTGGTGGTTATCCCGGTTTGCCGGAGCACGCCCGGGACGACTTCGTCGTCGCCACGGCGCTGGATGGTCTCGCAGGAACGTACGGAGCCTTCGTGCTCGCCGAGCGCGCCGCAGGCTTCCCGGCTACATGAGCGAGCCGCAGCCGCCTTCGGTGACCAAGATCGCCTGGCGGCTCGCACATCTCGCGCTGGGGTGTTCGGTGCCCGCGAGGTGATGCTCTTGCTCGACTTGCATCTGAGAAACGACGAACCGACCAGCAAGGAGGGACCGTGATCTCGAGTGTTCAGGTGGCAGTCGACTGCCACGACCCGCACGCTCTCGCCGACTTCTGGGCGGCGGTCATGGGGTACGAGGTCGAGTTCGACGACGACTTCATCCGGGGGCTCATCGCCGCAGGCCAAGCCACCGAGGACGACGTCATCGAGCACAACGGCCATGTGCAATGGAAGACCGCGGCTGCCTGCAGGGACCCGGAAGGCAAGCACCCGAGGCTCCTCTTCCAGCAGGTGCCCGAGCCGAAGTCCGTGAAGAACCGCTGGCATCTCGACATTCACATAGGTGAAGGCCGGGAGAGCGAGATCGAGCGGTTCATGGCGCTCGGTGCGACCCACCTCTGGGATGGTCGGCAGGGGCCGCACACCTGGGTCACCCTCGCCGATCCGGAGGGAAACGAGTTCTGCGTCTCCTGATCGGAGCGACGGTCGAATGCCGTCGACGCCTCCAGCCCGCTCTGCCAAGATCACGTTTCCCTGACAGGCGGCGAGAGCGAGGACGGATGATCCAGAATGCGACGAAAGCCAAGCTGAGAGCGGGCGAGGCGGTGCTGGGGGTGTTCGATCGGTTCCGCGATCCGAGCCTCGCCGAGTTCGTCGCCTTTCAGGGATGGGACTTCGTCGTGATGGACGGTGAGCACGGCACCCTCGACTCGGAGGACTTCGGGAACCTCGCCAGGGCGATCGAGCTGAGGGGGGCCACGCCGATCGCCAGGGTCAACACGAACGAGTCGTCCGCCATCCTGCGGGCGCTCGACTCCGGTGCGCACGGGGTCCACATCCCATGGGTCAACTCCGCTGAGGAAGCCGAGAGGGCCGTCCGCTGGGCGAAGTACGGCCCTCGAGGCACCCGCGGGCTCGCCGGCAACCGCTCGATCGACTGGAAGGCGAACGCTACGAGCACGGCGGCGGCCAACGAGGAGACGCTCGTCGTCGTGCACATCGAGACCCAGACGGCCGTCGACGCCGTCGACGAGTTCGTCGAGGTGGATGGGATCGACGTGCTCTTCGTCGGACCGACGGACCTGTCGCACTCGCTCGGGATCCCCGGGGAGAAGGATCACCCTGCGATGACGGAGGCGATCGAACGCGTCGCCGAGGCCGTCGGCCCTTCGGACAAGGCCTTCGGGATCTACGCCGCCACACCCGACTGGGTGCACAGGTGGCACGCCCGCGGCGCCCGCTACTTCACGACCGGCGTCGACGGCTTGGTTGCTGCGGGAACATCCGACTACCTGGCAGCGGCGCGGCGCTGACCCCCGCCGATCAACCGTTCTTGCGTCCCTGCGTCGCCTTGGTGCGATGAGGGGACGCCGGAACGGATGGTGCGGTGAGGCTCTCTCGTTCTTGCGTCCCTGCGTCGCCTTGGTGCGATGGAGGGACGCCGGAACGGCAGGACGTCAGTACATCACGATCCCGGCGCTGACATTGAGGTCGATTCCGGTGACTGCCGCGGCTGCGTCGCTCGTGAGGAAGAGCGCCGCGGCGGCGACGTCGGAGGCGGCCGTCAGCCTGCCGAGCGGCGAGTCTCGTTCGAACTCGGCGTGCGCCTCGGCCTCGGAGATGCCGCGTTCCTCGGCCTGCATCTTGATCACCCAGTCGATCCTCGGTCCGGCGACGGGGCCCGGCGAGATCAGGTTCGCCCTGACCCCATGGGGGCCGGCCTCGAGCGCGATGGAGCGAGTGAGGCCGATGAGAGCGCTCTTCGACGCCACGTACGGCGATCGGCCGTACAGGGGCCGCTTGCCCGTCATCGAGCCGAGGATGACGATCGAACCTCTGTCGCCCGCCGCCACCATCCGCCCGAGGAGCGCCCGGCAGCACAGGAACACCCCGGTGACGTTCACTGCGAACGTCTCCTCCCATCCGGCGGGCTCCTGCTCCCAGAGCGGACCCGATGGGCCGCCGACGCCGCTGTTGCAGACGAGGTGGTCGACGCCGCCGAGGTCGTCGTACGCCCGGTCGACGAGAGCCACGACGCCGGCGGGATCGGTGACGTCCGTCGGATGAACAGACGCCGCTCCGCCCGCCGACACGATCCCCTTGGCGGTCGCCTCCAGGTTGCCCACGTTGCGGGCTGCCAGCACGACGTGGTCTCCGCGGGCCGCGAAGGCGAGGGCCAGCTCCCTGCCGATGCCCTGGCCGGCGCCGGTGACGATGGTGACCGTCACTCCGACCACTCCGTGGCGTCGGCGAAGTACTCGGGGTTGCGCCTCAGCCGGGCGCTGATGGCGTGGCCGTACATCAGCTCTGCATCGGCGACGACGGCGGCGTGCTCTGCGACGTGGAACGAGCCTTCCGGCGTGCACCGCTGGGTGGTGACCGTCTTGAGGAACTTCCCGACCCACAGCCCACCGGTGTACCTGGCGGCCCCGACGGTCGGCAACGTGTGGTTGGTCCCGATCGCCTTGTCGGAGTACGCAACGGTCGCCTCGGTTCCGACGAACAGGCTCCCGTAGTTGTGGAGCAGCCGTGCGATCTCCTCGGGGCGCGCCGTTTGCACCTCGAGGTGCTCGGGAGCGATCTCGTTGGCGACCCTCACCAGCTCGGATTCGTCCTCGCAGACGATCACCGTGCCGTAGTCCCGCCACGCCTGTCCTGCCACATCGGCGGTCGGCCACGTCTCCAGCCAGCGATCGACCTCGCGGATCGTGGCCTTGGCCACCTCATCGGACGTGCATGCGAGGATGGCGGGCGAAGTCGGGCCGTGCTCAGCCTGTCCGAGCAGGTCGCAGGCCAGGACCCCCGGGTCCGCCGTGTCGTCTGCGATGATCATGATCTCGGTGGGACCGGCGAGCAGGTCGATCCCGACGCTGCCGAAGAGCTGACGTTTCGCTTCTGCGACGTAGGCGTTGCCCGGTCCGACCAGCATGTCCACCGGGTCGGATCCCTCGAGACCGAACGCCAACCCGGCCAGAGCCTGGACACCGCCGACGCAGAAGATCTCGTCGGCGCCCGACTCGACCATCGCCCACAGCTGCGGTCCGTGCATCCCGCCCTCGTCCTTGGGAGGTGCAGCCGCCAGCACTTCTCGGACACCCGCCACCTTGGCGGTAGCGACCGTCATCACCGCCGAGGCGATCAGCGGGTAGCCCCCGCCGGGGGAGTATGCGCCCACCCTCGACACCGGGATCCACTTCTGGCCGAGGAACACGCCGGGGAGGGTCTCCGTCTCGAAGTCGACGAGCGTCTCCCGCTGCAGCCGGGCGAAGTTCGTGACCTGATCGATGAGGAAGCGCGCGCTGTGCGCCACGTCGTCTTGCATCTCATCTCGGGCCCGGGCGATCGTCGCATCGTCCACCCTGAAGCTCGGCGGGCTCCACTTGTCGAACATCTCGGAGTACCTGCGCACCGCGGCGAGGCCCTCGGAGGCGACGTCGGCGATGATGCGGCTGACCGTCTGGCGTACCTCGTCCGTGATCTGTGAACCGGGCGGTGACCCTTGCTTCAGGTACGTCGCCACCATGACCTCCAATCCGTCCGACCTCGCCGACCCGGGTTCGCCACCGAGCATGGTCGGTCGACGCGTCGGGTGGGCGATTGTATTGAGCCCTGGGGAGCCTGCGGGATGAGTCGCCGGCCGCGTGTGCTCCGGGGTTTGGAGCCATCGGGAGACTGGATCGGCCGGCTCGGCTGACGTCGAGCTCGCGGGGCGTGCCGAGCGTTCGGCCGCCGGCCTTCCCGGCTCCTCTCAGAGCGGCTCTGACATCGGGCGCATCCCGATGAGGAACGTCCGCGCATTGTCCGGCTGGGTGAAGGCGAAGACCACGGCCTGCGCCACGTCTCGCGGATCGAGCATTCCTTCGAGCATCGGGTCGCCTTCTTCGCGACCCGTACCGATGGCGAACTCGGTATGCACGCCCCCGGGCGCCACAACACTCACCTTGACTCCTCTGTCCCTCGTCTCGTAGTCGAGTGCCTGGGCGAAGCCGACCTGAGCGAACTTCGAGGCGCAGTAGACGGACTCGTTCGGGAGGCCCTTCAAGCCGGCGACCGAAGCGATGAAGCACACCTGTCCGTGGCGACGCCCGATCATGTCGGGAAGGAACGCCCTCGTGCAGAGGAAGCTGGATCGCATGTTGGTGTTCATCATCCAGTCGTAGTCCTCGACGCTTATCGACTCGAGCGGTCCGTACTTCCCGACCCCGACGTTGTTGAGGAGGATGTCGACCCTGCCGAAGGCGCCAACGGCCTCCTCCCGGAGCCGGGTGACGTCGCCCGGCGAGGTGACGTCGGCAGCCACGGCGAGCGCTCGGCCGCCTGCGCCTTCGATCTCGCCGACGAGCCCGGCCAGCCGGTCTTGTCGCCTTGCGGCCGCGACGACCGTCGCCCCCTCAGCCGCCAGTGCCAGGGCACTGGCCCGCCCGATCCCGGACGAAGCGCCGGTGACGACCGCGATCTCTCGTGCGAGCCTCATGTTCCTCCTGGACCGTCATGCGTGCCACCCAAAGCCGTTCCCGGCCGCGACCTCGCCGAGGGTACACCCGACCGGTGCGGCTCGACGGGGCACGACGGTTGGCCCCCGGATGTAGTTTGGCGGCGACACAGCGTCAGGAGGGCCGCATGCTGGACACCTTGCGATCGGTGGTGCGCCTGCGCCCGATAGAGCTCGATCCGGTGACGCGTCGTCTCGCCAAGGCCGCCAGCGTCGCCGACATGCGCAGGATCGCCAAGCGGCGACTCCCGGGAGGCGTGTTCGACTACATAGATGGGGGCGCCGAGGACGAGTCGGCGTTGCGACGCAACTCGAGCGCCTACGCCGAGATCGAGTTCAGGCCGCGCGTGCTGCGCGACGTCGGAAATGTCGACGCTTCGACCACGCTCCTCGGCAAGGAGCTCGCCTTTCCGCTCGTCCTGGCCCCGACCGGCTTCACCCGGATCGCCGACCCGGCCGGTGAGCTCGCCGTTGCTCGCGCCGCCGAACGGGCAGGGGTCCCGTACTCGCTGTCGACCCTGGCGACGCGCTCCATCGAGGACGTGGCGGCGGTCAACGGCGGTCGCAAGTGGTTCCAGGTGTATGCATGGCGTGACCGAGGGCTCGTGAAGGAGATGGTCGACCGCGCCAAGACCGCCGGTTACGAGGCCCTCATCCTCACGGTGGACACGGCGGTCCTCGGGCGCCGGGAGCGCGATGTCAGGAGGGGATTCACGCTGCCTCCGAAGATCGGGCTCGGCACCCTCGTCGACGGAGCACGGCATCCCGGATGGACACTGGCCTTCATCCGGGCCGAGCCGATCGCCTTCGCCAACGTGGTTGGACGCGGCGTCGGCGACGGCTCCGATCCGATCTCGCTCGCCGACTACATCAACGATCAGTTCGACCCGTCGTTGTCGTGGGACGATGTCTCGTGGCTCCGCTCGGCCTGGGAAGGGCCCATCGTGCTCAAGGGCATCCAGACCGTCGACGACGCCAGGATCGCTGCCGACAGCGGCGTGGCCGCCATCGCCATCTCCAACCACGGCGGCCGCCAGCTCGACTCGGCCCCGGCGGCCGTCGAGCTCGTCTCGGAGGTCGCCGACGCCGTGGGCGGGCGAATCGAGATCATCTGTGACGGCGGGGTGAGGCGGGGCTCGGACATCGTCAAGGCGGTCGCGCTCGGCGCAAACGCGTGCATGGCGGGGCGCGCCTACCTCTACGGGTTGGGCGCCGCAGGGGAGCGGGGGGTCGATCACGTCCTGCGCATGCTCGAGGAAGGGGTCCGGAGGACGATGGCCCTCGTGGGTGCGCCGACGGTCTCGGCGCTGACACCCGAAGTCGTGCGGCGGCACGCCAAGTGACCGGCTACCGGACTGGAGCGCCTCAGCTTGCGCGATGATTGGAGTCGCGAGTGCCCAGGAAGGAGCGACCATGAACCTGATTCGCCACTGGATCAACGGCAAGGAGCATCAGGCCGACCCGGAGAGGACGGGCGACGTCTACGACCCCGCCACGGGGGAGATCGCCTCACAGGTCGCATTCGCCTCGGTGGCCGAGGTCGATATCGCCGTCCAAGCGGCCTCCGACGCCTTTCCCGGGTGGCGGGACACCCCGGTCACGGCGCGCCAGAAGGTGATGTTTCGCTTTCGCGACTTGGTCGAGTCGCACCTCGACGACATCGCCAAGCTGATCACCACCGAGCACGGCAAGACGTTCGACGATGCCAGGGGCGAGGTCAACAGAGGGCTCGAGGTGATCGAGTTCGCGACGGCGATCCCACACCTCCTCAAGGGTGACTACTCGGAGCAGGTCTCCCGCAGCGTCGACACCTACACCATTCGTCAGCCGCTCGGGGTGGTAGCGGGGATCACGCCGTTCAACTTCCCGGCGATGGTTCCCATGTGGATGTACCCGATGGCGATCGCCTGCGGCAACACCTTCGTGCTCAAGCCGTCGGAGAAGGACCCGTCCCCTTCGATGCTGAGCGCCGAGCTCTTCGCAGAGGCGGGGCTTCCCGACGGTGTGCTCAACGTCGTTCATGGTGACAAGGTTGCGGTCGATCGCATCCTCGAGCACCGCGACATCAAAGCGGTGTCGTTCGTCGGCTCGACGCCGATCGCTCGCTACGTCTACACGACCGGGTCGGGGAACGGGAAGAGGGTCCAGGCGCTCGCCGGGGCCAAGAACCACATGATCGTGCTCCCGGATGCGGACATGGAGCTGGCCGCCGACTCTGCGGTCTCGGCGGGGTACGGGTCGGCTGGGGAGCGGTGCATGGCCATCTCGGTGATCGTCGCCGTCGGCGGCGCCGCCGACAGGCTCATCCCGCTCATCGAGGACAGGATCGCCAAGCTCAAGGTCGGCCCCGGTCTCGAGGCCGGCGCCGAGATGGGCCCGCTCATCACGAGGGAGCACCGGGACAAGGTCGCCGGGTACATCGACTCCGGGGTCGACGCAGGCGCCACGTTGGTGACCGACGGGCGCGACTTCTCGGTGAAGGGTTACGAGGACGGGTTCTTCCTCGGTCCCACACTGTTCGACAACGTGACGAGGGACATGACGATCTACCAAGACGAGATCTTCGGGCCCGTCCTCTCGGTGGTGCGCACCGACCGCTACCAAGACGCCATCGAGCTCATCAACGACAACCCATGGGGCAACGGAACTGCGGTGTTCACGAACGATGGCGGGGCGGCTCGCAAGTTCCAGAACGAGATCCAGGTCGGCATGGTCGGCATCAACCTCCCGATCCCCGTGCCGCTGGCGTTCTACAGCTTCGGTGGGTGGAAGGAGTCCATCTTCGGCGACCACTCCATCTACGGTCCGGAGGGGATCGCCTTCTATACGAAGCCGAAGGTCGTCATCAGCCGCTGGCCCGATCCGATGCACCGGGGCGTCGACCTCGGATTCCCGCAGCACGGCTGATGACCACCGAGGCGTCCTCGCTGGAGAGCACACTGCGGGCTGCGGCGGCGGCAGGCGGATCGGCGCGCCAGACCGCCCACGAGTACTCGCGAGATGCCGTTCGTCGAGCGATCCTCAACGGGGAGCTCGAGAGCGGCACTCGCCTCGTCCAGGCCGAGCTCGCTGCGACCCTCGATGTCAGCACGACCCCAGTGCGTGAGGCGCTACGCGACCTGGCAGCCGAGGGTCTGGTGCGCTTCGACCCGCACCGCGGGGCGGTGGTGAGCGAGATGAGCGGAGACGACCTCGAGGAGATCTACGACCTCCGCCAGCTCCTCGAGCCCCACGCCCTCCGCCAGGCCGTCCCGAACCTGACGGACGAGATCATCGATGCGCTCGAGGTGCTGCACGAGCAGATGGCGAACGAGCCGAGGTCCGCCCAATGGGTCGACCAGAACCGAGCGTTCCACATGCTCATCTACGAGTCGGCGGCCACACCTCGCCTCGCCGCCATCATCCGCGGCCTCGAGGACTCTGCGGTCATGTACATCGGAGCTTCGTTGCGGTCGGCTCCCGAGCTGAGGGACGACGCCATCCGGGACCACGCCGAGCTCGTCGAGGCGCTCCGCAGGCGGGACGCCGATGAGGCGGTGGCGGTCATCAAGCGCCACCTCGGCATCCCGCTGCGCGCCCTGGGCTCCAGGCTCGGGTGAGCCTTTCTCGTTCTTGCGTCCCTGTGTCGCGTTGATGCGATGCGGGGACGCCGGAACGGATGGTGCGGTGAGCCTTCTCGTTCTTGCGTCCCTGTGTCGCGGTGATGCGATTGGGGGACGCCGGAACGGGTTTGGCGGGCGCATCCCCTCGAGCGTGCGGATAATATACGATGCATATTGAGCCTCGATGGGGCCGACCTCGAGAGGAGAGCGCACATGTCCGAGGAGCCCTGGAAGACCGACCGCTGGTTCTCGAGTCCGTGGAACTACCTCCCAGAGGTGACGGCCGGTTTCCAGATCCCGGACGAGGTGACGATCCACGACGTCACGCTGCGCGACGGTGAGCAGCAGGCGGGCGTCGAGTTCTCGGCAGACGAGAAAGTCCGCATCGCCGAGGCGCTCGCCGCCGCCGGGATCCACCGCATCGAAGCGGGCCTCCCCGCCGTATCACCGGCCGACAAGGAGGCGATCGAGCGGATGGTTGCGCTCGACCTGCCGACGGAGATCTACGCCTTCTCCCGCTGCATGGTCGCCGACGTCGAGCTGGCGCTCGACTGTGGGGTGACGGGCGTCGTCATGGAGGTGCCGGCCAGCCACCACCTCATCGAGAAGGCGTACAACTGGCCGATCGAGAAGGCGATCGAGGCGTCCGTCGAGTCGACGAAGTACGCCCACGAGAACGGCCTCAAGGTGACCTTCTTCCCGATCGACGCCACGAGGGCGTCGATGGTCGAGCTGCTCGACGACCTCGAGGCGGTCGCCACGAACGGCCATGTCGACAACGTCGCATTGGTCGACACGTTCGGGGTCACCTCCCCGCACGCGATCGGGTACTACACGCGGCGCGTCAGGGAGCGCCTCGCGGTGCCGCTCGAGACGCACTTCCACATGGACTTCGGGATGGGAGTCGCCAACTCGATCCTGGCCGTCGCCGAAGGAGCCTCCGTCATCCACACGACGGTGAGCGGCCTCGGGGAGCGGGCAGGCAACGCTCCGACCGAGGAGACGGTGCTGGCGTTGCTCACGATGTACGGCATCGACACCGGCATCGACACCACGAAGTTCACCGAGATCGCCCGCCTCGTCGCCGAGCTCTCCGGCGTGCGCCAACCGTCCAACCGGCCGATCACCGGCGACCGCCTGTACAACGTCGAGTCGGGGATCATCGCCACGTGGGTCAAGAACGTCGGCGACGAGCTGCTCGAGCCGTTCCCGTTCCGGCCGGAGCTCGTCGGCCAGCCACCACCCGAGATCGTCCTCGGCAAGGGCTCGGGCCTCGACTCGGTCGCCATCTGGCTGGGGCGCCACGGGGTGCACGACGCCGACACGAAGGAGATAGAGGCCATCCTGGCGGAGGTCAAGGGGCGGTCGCTCGCCAAGAAGGGGCTGCTCGACGACGAAGAGTTCGTGGCGATCGTCAACGACGTGCTCCCCGGGCGCCTCTAGATTCGATCGAGGAGCCGCGCGGGCGACGGTCGTCCGACGACCATCAGAAAGGCAAGGGATGAGGGAAGCGTTCTTCGGGCTCAGCACCGACTGGAAGGAAGGCATCAATTGGGCGAACGTCCGCGATTGGCGCCTGAAGCGGGCCCACGCCGCCATGGAGCGGGCAGGCCTCGGCGCCCTCCTGCTCTTCTACGACGAGAACATGCGGTATGTCTCGTCGACGCTCACCCCCGGGTGGAACCGACTCAAGCCGGGGCTCCGTTACGTCGTGCTCCCCAAGGGCAAGCCGCCGATCGTGTACGAGCAGGGTGACATCGGTTTCCACCTCGAGGTGCACAACCCGTGGATCCCGAAGGAGAACATCCGCCACTCGTACGTCTGGATCAAGGGTGCGGTCGGCCCCGCCGCCGAGCAGCAGGTCAACAAGTTCGTCGACGCCCTCGCCAACGACCTCGAGGACGCAGGAGTCTCCGACTTGCCGCTCGGCGTCGACTTCATCGACATCAACCTCTTGCGCGAGTTCGAGAAGCGCGGCATCAAGTGGACGGACGGCATGAGCCCGATGATGGAGGCCCGTGCGATCAAGAGCCCCGACGAGATCAAGGCGTTCTCGATCGTCGGAGCGATCTGTGACTACGTCCACTACGAGATCACGAACTTCATCAAGCCGGGCCTCACCGAGAACGAGGTGGCGGCGTTCGGATTCGAGAAGTTGTACTCGATAGCGGGCATGGAGGACGTGGAGGACGTGATCGTGTCGTCCGGGCCGAACGCCTGGCCGAACTGGCGCAACTTCTCCGATCGCATGATCCGTCCAGGCGAGCTGGTGATCATCGACTTGGCGGCGCTCACCTGGAACGGCTTCAAGTCGTGCGTCTACCGGACCTACTGCGTCGGTGGCAAGCCGACCGACGCTCACCAGAAGACGTACGACGAGGCTCACAAGTGGCTGTGGGACTCGATCGCGATGGTCAAGCCGGGCGTCACGACGCGCGACGTCGCCCTCAAGTGGCCGTCCGCCCAGGAGGCGTGGGGTTACGAGGAGGAAGACCAGGCGGCTGCCAACAACTGGGGCCACGGACTCGGGCTCGCCCAATACGACCCCCCGGTGATCTCGCGGATCTGGTCGCTCGATCACCCGGTGGAGATCCAGGAGGGGATGACGTTCGCCCTCGAGACCCAGCACGGCGTGCTCCACGACCACGGCGTGCGGCTCGAGGAGATGCTGTACGTCACGCCCACCGGCTTCGAGATGGTCTCGACCTACAAGCAGCACGAGATCATCGCCGTCGATTGAGCGAAGCTCCGCCGGCGACCCCGCTCGTCCTCGACCTCGACGACGAGCGAAGCCTCGATCCGTCCGTGAGCGGAGCCAAGGCAGCGTGGCTGGCGTACGCCCGCTCGGCGGGCCTGCCCGTGCTGCCCGGCCGCGTCGTCACCACCGCGGCCTCGCGTCCTGCCATGGCCCTCGGAGCCGAGACGATGCGAGAGCGCGGGTCGGGGGGCGCCCGACTCGTCGTGACGCGGATGGATCTCGACCCGGAGCTGCTCGGCGGGTTGGAGGCCGCCGCCGACGTCGCCCCGGAGCTGGTCGTCCGATCGTCGTCGCTGCTCGAAGGCGGCGGGGAATGGGCCGGAGCGTTCACGTCATATGTCGGTGTCGGCCCCGATGACGTTCCCCTGGCCGTGCGCGGGTGTTGGGCGTCGGCTTTCTCGGTGCACACCCTGGAGCGATACGAGGTGGCCGGGATCGTGCCGGGCTCCACGCCGATGGCCGTGTTGATCCAACCGCTCCTGCTGGCCGCCTTCGGGGGCACGGCGCGGCTCGACGGTGAGGACGTGTCGATCGTCGCCGTCGCCGGTTCGCCCGCAGCTCTCCTGCAGGGGTGGGAGCCGGGCGCAACCGCCAGGGTCGCGGTCGACGGCACCGTGGCCGGTCCGGCCGCACAACTCGTAGGCGAGTCCACGTTGCGGCGCATCGCTGCCGAGCTGCGACGGGCCGCAGACGCCGTCGGGGCGTCCACGTGCGAATGGGCCCTCGACACAGATGACGGGATCACCCTGCTCCAGGTGGGACGATCACCGGTCACGGCCGACTCCCAGCTCGAGGTGCATCCCGACCTCGCTCTCCCTGCGGCGGCTCGCATCGCCTCGCTGACTCGGAGGTTTCCCGGCCCGATCGGCGAGGAGCTCGTGCTCCCGTGGGCCGTCTCCATCCTCGGAGACCCGCCGCAGCCGAGCGACGTCGGGGTCCCCGTCGAGCGGCTCGTCGACGAGATCGTGATGAGATCGGAGATGCTGGCCGCCGCCGTCTGGGGTCGACCGCCGCTCGAGGCGCGCCGAGAGGCTGCCGCGGTGCTGTCCGGCCTGAGGG from Acidimicrobiia bacterium includes:
- a CDS encoding GntR family transcriptional regulator; protein product: MTTEASSLESTLRAAAAAGGSARQTAHEYSRDAVRRAILNGELESGTRLVQAELAATLDVSTTPVREALRDLAAEGLVRFDPHRGAVVSEMSGDDLEEIYDLRQLLEPHALRQAVPNLTDEIIDALEVLHEQMANEPRSAQWVDQNRAFHMLIYESAATPRLAAIIRGLEDSAVMYIGASLRSAPELRDDAIRDHAELVEALRRRDADEAVAVIKRHLGIPLRALGSRLG
- a CDS encoding aldolase/citrate lyase family protein, translated to MIQNATKAKLRAGEAVLGVFDRFRDPSLAEFVAFQGWDFVVMDGEHGTLDSEDFGNLARAIELRGATPIARVNTNESSAILRALDSGAHGVHIPWVNSAEEAERAVRWAKYGPRGTRGLAGNRSIDWKANATSTAAANEETLVVVHIETQTAVDAVDEFVEVDGIDVLFVGPTDLSHSLGIPGEKDHPAMTEAIERVAEAVGPSDKAFGIYAATPDWVHRWHARGARYFTTGVDGLVAAGTSDYLAAARR
- a CDS encoding pyruvate carboxyltransferase; its protein translation is MSEEPWKTDRWFSSPWNYLPEVTAGFQIPDEVTIHDVTLRDGEQQAGVEFSADEKVRIAEALAAAGIHRIEAGLPAVSPADKEAIERMVALDLPTEIYAFSRCMVADVELALDCGVTGVVMEVPASHHLIEKAYNWPIEKAIEASVESTKYAHENGLKVTFFPIDATRASMVELLDDLEAVATNGHVDNVALVDTFGVTSPHAIGYYTRRVRERLAVPLETHFHMDFGMGVANSILAVAEGASVIHTTVSGLGERAGNAPTEETVLALLTMYGIDTGIDTTKFTEIARLVAELSGVRQPSNRPITGDRLYNVESGIIATWVKNVGDELLEPFPFRPELVGQPPPEIVLGKGSGLDSVAIWLGRHGVHDADTKEIEAILAEVKGRSLAKKGLLDDEEFVAIVNDVLPGRL
- a CDS encoding SDR family oxidoreductase, yielding MRLAREIAVVTGASSGIGRASALALAAEGATVVAAARRQDRLAGLVGEIEGAGGRALAVAADVTSPGDVTRLREEAVGAFGRVDILLNNVGVGKYGPLESISVEDYDWMMNTNMRSSFLCTRAFLPDMIGRRHGQVCFIASVAGLKGLPNESVYCASKFAQVGFAQALDYETRDRGVKVSVVAPGGVHTEFAIGTGREEGDPMLEGMLDPRDVAQAVVFAFTQPDNARTFLIGMRPMSEPL
- the hisD gene encoding histidinol dehydrogenase, producing the protein MATYLKQGSPPGSQITDEVRQTVSRIIADVASEGLAAVRRYSEMFDKWSPPSFRVDDATIARARDEMQDDVAHSARFLIDQVTNFARLQRETLVDFETETLPGVFLGQKWIPVSRVGAYSPGGGYPLIASAVMTVATAKVAGVREVLAAAPPKDEGGMHGPQLWAMVESGADEIFCVGGVQALAGLAFGLEGSDPVDMLVGPGNAYVAEAKRQLFGSVGIDLLAGPTEIMIIADDTADPGVLACDLLGQAEHGPTSPAILACTSDEVAKATIREVDRWLETWPTADVAGQAWRDYGTVIVCEDESELVRVANEIAPEHLEVQTARPEEIARLLHNYGSLFVGTEATVAYSDKAIGTNHTLPTVGAARYTGGLWVGKFLKTVTTQRCTPEGSFHVAEHAAVVADAELMYGHAISARLRRNPEYFADATEWSE
- a CDS encoding CoA-acylating methylmalonate-semialdehyde dehydrogenase, with product MNLIRHWINGKEHQADPERTGDVYDPATGEIASQVAFASVAEVDIAVQAASDAFPGWRDTPVTARQKVMFRFRDLVESHLDDIAKLITTEHGKTFDDARGEVNRGLEVIEFATAIPHLLKGDYSEQVSRSVDTYTIRQPLGVVAGITPFNFPAMVPMWMYPMAIACGNTFVLKPSEKDPSPSMLSAELFAEAGLPDGVLNVVHGDKVAVDRILEHRDIKAVSFVGSTPIARYVYTTGSGNGKRVQALAGAKNHMIVLPDADMELAADSAVSAGYGSAGERCMAISVIVAVGGAADRLIPLIEDRIAKLKVGPGLEAGAEMGPLITREHRDKVAGYIDSGVDAGATLVTDGRDFSVKGYEDGFFLGPTLFDNVTRDMTIYQDEIFGPVLSVVRTDRYQDAIELINDNPWGNGTAVFTNDGGAARKFQNEIQVGMVGINLPIPVPLAFYSFGGWKESIFGDHSIYGPEGIAFYTKPKVVISRWPDPMHRGVDLGFPQHG
- a CDS encoding VOC family protein, with protein sequence MISSVQVAVDCHDPHALADFWAAVMGYEVEFDDDFIRGLIAAGQATEDDVIEHNGHVQWKTAAACRDPEGKHPRLLFQQVPEPKSVKNRWHLDIHIGEGRESEIERFMALGATHLWDGRQGPHTWVTLADPEGNEFCVS
- a CDS encoding Xaa-Pro peptidase family protein — its product is MREAFFGLSTDWKEGINWANVRDWRLKRAHAAMERAGLGALLLFYDENMRYVSSTLTPGWNRLKPGLRYVVLPKGKPPIVYEQGDIGFHLEVHNPWIPKENIRHSYVWIKGAVGPAAEQQVNKFVDALANDLEDAGVSDLPLGVDFIDINLLREFEKRGIKWTDGMSPMMEARAIKSPDEIKAFSIVGAICDYVHYEITNFIKPGLTENEVAAFGFEKLYSIAGMEDVEDVIVSSGPNAWPNWRNFSDRMIRPGELVIIDLAALTWNGFKSCVYRTYCVGGKPTDAHQKTYDEAHKWLWDSIAMVKPGVTTRDVALKWPSAQEAWGYEEEDQAAANNWGHGLGLAQYDPPVISRIWSLDHPVEIQEGMTFALETQHGVLHDHGVRLEEMLYVTPTGFEMVSTYKQHEIIAVD
- a CDS encoding SDR family oxidoreductase encodes the protein MTVTIVTGAGQGIGRELALAFAARGDHVVLAARNVGNLEATAKGIVSAGGAASVHPTDVTDPAGVVALVDRAYDDLGGVDHLVCNSGVGGPSGPLWEQEPAGWEETFAVNVTGVFLCCRALLGRMVAAGDRGSIVILGSMTGKRPLYGRSPYVASKSALIGLTRSIALEAGPHGVRANLISPGPVAGPRIDWVIKMQAEERGISEAEAHAEFERDSPLGRLTAASDVAAAALFLTSDAAAAVTGIDLNVSAGIVMY
- a CDS encoding alpha-hydroxy acid oxidase translates to MLDTLRSVVRLRPIELDPVTRRLAKAASVADMRRIAKRRLPGGVFDYIDGGAEDESALRRNSSAYAEIEFRPRVLRDVGNVDASTTLLGKELAFPLVLAPTGFTRIADPAGELAVARAAERAGVPYSLSTLATRSIEDVAAVNGGRKWFQVYAWRDRGLVKEMVDRAKTAGYEALILTVDTAVLGRRERDVRRGFTLPPKIGLGTLVDGARHPGWTLAFIRAEPIAFANVVGRGVGDGSDPISLADYINDQFDPSLSWDDVSWLRSAWEGPIVLKGIQTVDDARIAADSGVAAIAISNHGGRQLDSAPAAVELVSEVADAVGGRIEIICDGGVRRGSDIVKAVALGANACMAGRAYLYGLGAAGERGVDHVLRMLEEGVRRTMALVGAPTVSALTPEVVRRHAK